From the Lactuca sativa cultivar Salinas chromosome 9, Lsat_Salinas_v11, whole genome shotgun sequence genome, the window CAACATTTATTTTCTATCTTTCTATGCAGGATGTCATTGTCAAAAGTTGTTTCtctaccatcaccatcatcatctgcCTACTTCTTACCTCCCTTAACttgtttttattaaattgtgGTAGTGTTAGTGTAAACATTTTCTTCTTACTAGGGAAGGTGAAACACATTGACCATGCGTAAAAACTGTGGTAAATATACATCCACACTACTTCCTCATAAATTTATCGCTACATTGTTTATAGTCATTTGGACGACCGATTACGCCAGTTGTCGCCGGTAGTTAATTACTACGTGGTAAGGTTACTGCTTCTTGTTTGGGGTTTGCACTTTTTGGCCAATTTTATGATCCTTTGCTGGAGTTCATCAATCTCAATGTTTGTGACCTTTTATTCGGATACCTTGCTCGAGTTTATAAtaaatacaacatacatatagatTACCATTTGCTTTTTGCACTATAAATGTAATTCCATAAccccaaaataaaatatattgaACCATTTGCTACAACCAAATCAACCACATTTAATTCAAAGAAAATATGTTTGTACTAATTCGAAATTTCTTTTGTATATAACCTCGTAAACAGCCTCTCTTTCATTACTCCTAAACAAATGCATACTTCATAGCAAATTTTAAGGTTGATGTCCAACCGCCCGCCCACAAAGAATAACATTATTTGGAATCGGAGCCTCATCTCTCCAAGAATTAGCCGGCGAGTAAACTCGAAGATAAAACTGTTGACCTAAATACTGTCGAGCCCAATTCTCGGACCGCACATTCCACATTCCCACGTTATCCAACGGCATGTAAACCGCAGTCCATGACTTCGGGTATACCTGAAAACCAAAACACCAAATTTTCAACAACCCCTTAAACTGGACCACACTGTGTATCAGAAGCATCATGTGAGATGTAAATCAGATACACAACAAGCACAGTGCCCACAAAGAGCCCAATCCACGTTGGAATTAGAACTCCCACATCGCAGCTGCTGACAGATAAAAGATTGTACCTGCACGGTAACACGTGAAATTGTGTCGCGTAAATTGTAGCCAGTCCGGCTTGCTTCTGACCATTGCCCTCCATCCATCCTGTTATTGTCACAATGTAACAAGTTATTTGGCTATCAAAAACACAGTACAACCTGTTCTGTTCTGTCATGTGAGTTTTGAAGAATAAAATATTACCCGACAACAAAGAAATGGTGGCCATCAACATGCCAAGATTGTACGGAATCTTCCGGATTCTCAAACACAACCTCCACATACCCTCTAAAATCCGCCGCCATTACGGCGGTTTGCAGGTTCACACCACCACTCGGGCCATCCTGAATGCTACCAAGACTAAAAACACCCGAAATCTTGAAATAATCAGCAAGCTTAAGAGGTGTATCCGGTAAAACAAACGAGACACCATTAACCGCATATCTCTGCTTCCCACCAACAACCGGTGCAGAATTCACAACCCTAATAGTCCGAGTAGTGTTGATCAATCCGTAGTGATAAGACCCCTGTGGGTTTGGCCTTGGTCCACTTGCAGTCAAATTTCGCCTATTTCAACACGAAAAAGACATGTATGTGAGTGTTAAGttcattgaggcatttcatcgaacagttggTGTGTGAGGCGTTTTGAATTACCTGAGTGATCTTGCTTGGTTGAGTGACCAGTCGATTTCAGTTGTGGGTCCACCGGGAGGTGTGTCATCGAGACCACTGACTGCGTTGCTGTAGTGTAGAGCCGATGTGGTTGTGAGGACTGGTGTGGTGAATCGGGTTGAGACAATAATGTAGTAATCTTTAGGAGGTTGGTCGGTAGTGACTAATATGGAGTAAGATTGACCCAAATGGATGTCGATTGAATCATATGTGTTTTGTAGTGAATGAGTTCCTTCTACTTCAACTAGAATTAGCTTATGACCTTGGATTCTGAAGTTTATTGAAGTTGTTAGACCAACGTTTGATACCCTGAATCTGTAAGTTTTACCTGTAAAAATAGTTTAAACGAAAAAATCATCAATCTTGTTGGATGTTTGATTATTAACACCATGAGTGATTCAAGATTTGAACTTTACAAAGTACGAACCTTGATCAACGTTAAATGTAAAGCCATTTGATCCACGTCCGTTGATTAGAAGGCCATCTGGGAACGGAAGATCATGCCCGTTGTCCAGAATTGCTTTTAGATCCTGTTacattcaagaaaaaaaaaacgatcTACTTTCAGCTAGGCATCTCATCAAACAGTTGGACTACACGTCTACACGCTGAAATCTGAAAAGAATCAAAGACTACGACTCACTCACCGTGTGATTTTGCTTGAACCAGTCTCCGGCGAGTACAGTGTAATCTCCGGCGGGTGGTGAGAAGGGAACTGGAATAACTGAGCGACTAGCGACTTTGATGCCACCATAGCCTCCGGCAGCCTTGTGGAAAGCAAGTGAAGGGAAGTAAAAGAAGCTACCGATCTGATCTTTCACTTGAAGATTGTAAGTGAAGTTTCCCCCCGGCGGGATCGGGCAGTTTGTACCGAAAACGCCGTCTTGCCAAGAGTTTCTCCGTTGCATAATCCCATTCCTAAAGTACAAGTCAGTAAAGCACGAAGATGCAAAATTAAGTACAAGTCATTAAGCACGTTGAATATGAAGACGAATTTGCAAGTCCCAAAGTCATTAAAAAAGCGATTTAATCTAATAAAGTACAAGTCATTATAGCATAGTTAAGAACTCAAAAACCAAGAACAATATGTATGAGTACAAGTCGCTAAAGCATGCTGAAAATTTAAGAACAACCTGCAACTCCCAACGAAAAAAAGTCATAATTTCACACAGAGAAAATTGAAGAACTAACCAAGAAAGAAGAAACGGTTCATCCAAGCTATTGAAAACGTTGATGATCAAGTTATCATTTGTTACAGAATCAATTTGAGGCCCTGGAAACTGTCCATTTATCAATATCCCCTGCACAGACAAATCGATATTTCTTCTTCTTTAATATTTACTTCTTCATCAATGGAAGCGAgatttcttgaaaaagaagaaaaaaaggaaCCTGTTGTTTGACTCCAAGAGGGTAAATATCACCATAAGTGACATTCCAAGTGAAGAACCTGTATGGGTCTTCGCCATTGATGAACTGAAACAGAAGAAGAAGAATCACCGACACCAAAAACGGCGACGCTTGGGTCATCTGGTCCACCGTTTTTCTGTAGTGAAATGAGAAAAGTGAGATACAGATCTATGTGTATCTATATACATATGCAGAAAAAAGATGGCTTTACTTAACATGGACAACAAACAATCTCCTCTGGccttattcttcttctttgattttttttttttttttttaaatatatttttctgcTTTGTTGCTTTTTGGAATTTATTTTCTTAAAGGGGTTGGGATGAGGAATGAAAGGACCGACTCATTAATTTCAGTCCTGCCTACTAACATGCTTGGCTGTAATCCTCAATCAGTACAACGGAATGGCGCGTAAAAAAAGTTCATATTAAAACTTCgaagatttattattattattattatgggaTTGTTTAATATGTTTCCTAAGGAAATGCATTAATTATTAAGATTattaatgaaatttatatttaattatggtaatattttttataattaatgtgtTTAACGTTTAATTATAGTAataattatgattaattaatacttCTTATATATGTCTTAGgacacatattagaaaatccctattattattattattattattattttaagataaaaaaaaaaagacaaactaCAAGCTTTCTAAAATTTATGTAaaattaattaatagattaaaaaaaaaatattcgaAAAAATTATGTATGATAATAATATCTGAACCAACATAGTTTAAGGACTGTAGCAATAATCTATCACAacagggataatgacttaaaaaataatatatattttgatgCGTACATATTTGATCATtatgtttactttttttttactCATTTAACTTGTAAACTGTACACATTGAATCTTTATGATCGACTATTTCAAGTTAGCTGGAAAAATaatttaatagggtaatatatttcttactttatacacattcagtccttgATATTTTTTTCCCACATTttgtccttaatattttttttattgaaaaataagtCCTTTTggttttgtactcattcagtacttatgaatgatttatttAGGTTTTTATCACGACGTTTTACGTgagacaatcattaatgaggtgtttgagtttatttatgattatgtcTATCATGATCTTGACTGCTTGGTTGCTTAGCTTAGGTCTTATTTTATGAACGtagtaactttttcatacgatatcgcattttaacgatctttatatacaTGTGTTCATTTTTTTGAATCTacaacaactttcatttatattacttacgttaaaaaataatatatttttacttatgatcTTTATATtcgtagttttttttttcatgaatgcatgtataaatgtttttttataaaatcataagtaaaaatatattacatttttacaagagtaatcttaaagaaaTGTGTAGTAGACTCAAAAAACgatcatgtggatataaagatcgttaaaatccgaTATTATATGAAGAAATTACAACGTTCAAAACACAATACCTAAACCAAACCACAAGACATAAGTAACCAATCAATCGAGATCGCGATGGATATAAGCATCAACATCCCCAAACACATCATTAATAATTGTCCCACGTAAGATGTTGTGAGAAAACCTAAGGAAATCAGTCATACGtactaaatgagtacaaaaacaaaaaagatttattttgcaataaaaaaatattaaggactaaatatgcaaaaaaatattaaggactaaatgtgtacaaagtgaaaaatatattaccctattaagtcattttcccgGCTAACTtggagtagccggtcataaggactgaatgtaaCATTCATTTTCGGGTATGTATCTTCTTAACCCTAAGTGCAAATTCCCTTCTTTTTAGCCTTTAaactagtacgtggggcgtacattgAATACACATGACGTATGAGTGGTTAATGAAACCCTATTTTTTAGGGTATTACACCTTATTTAAGCCTTATGAtagcctcatttggtcatgtttagACAACCTCAATCTCCTCTTGTCCAGAAATCGAAACCCCATTGAATTCTTGAGAGATTTGAGCCATAAAGTGTGATTGTTGGTGCtttgtgaaggagaagaagaagtgaaCCATTTGGAGTTGTGCTTGGAGCTTGAGGACCTGGGATTAGTTCATCATTTGCTATCTTTGTGAGGTAAAAAGCTCCCATCTTGCTAATCTGTGACACTTGATCTagttttggtgccattttgtgctTTTTGAGTCCTTGGAATGAGTGTTAAGCCTCTTGATTCACTCCATAAGTGAttgatgttagatctagggttcttttggtccctttgtccataaaaatgcaagattttgaggtgtttatggactcatgcatgtgttaagaccctTTGTTAAGTTCTTTTGAGCTATAgaaccccattaagccatgcatgcatgtaaagttggcaactttacatgataaaccacCTTAAGGAAGTCAGATATGAGTGTTGGGTTGAAGTTTTAactgattaagagcttaatgatgGAAGTTGGCCAAGCTGTGGAGTACGCTGGCCGTACAAGTtggtacgctgcacgtacaaGCCCCAACgcgagtacgctaagtgtacgagCTGAGTACACCCTATGTACTTAATAGTGGGCTTCTTGGTATTGGGTCCATGTTGAACCTTAGTAgtcttgggccttgttgggcaaTTAGAATTTATTTTTGGGTTGATGCTATTTTATTGGAATCTTTTGGTTGAAGGCCCATGAAGGGATTTGGGCCTAATGTGGAAAATTGGGCTATATTTGGGCTTTGGGTGATTATTATTGATATTGGGCCTCTTAGACAGTTAGTTTGGGCCTTGGCCTTGGGCGAAGTTAGGAatgggtaaaaaggtcttttaccctagtttggactcttagtgtgaATCAGGATCcagttattaattggatgttattttgtgattatAGCGCAGGGATTTTTAGCGGGCCAACAATTAGAGATTTATCTGTGAGATTCAAcagtctgaggtgagtttccttactatgtttagcgggttgaaggcaccaatgtcggcccatgattATTATGATAGGATGTTAGATGTTTGCGTGACTCttgtatgtgttatatatgtacCAGGAGATGTCAGGCAGGGCCTAATGAATGACAAATCTATAATCCGAACGGGCCTCGATGTCGAGCGAGGCCTGAGGCCGAGTGGGACTCGAtgttgggcgaggcccgatgtGGGGCtggggcccaatatgtgtttatgtatgtatggtatgtggtattttggagaactcactaagctttgtgcttacaatttatggttatggtttcaggtacttccggttccaaaGGGAAATGCCcaacttgatcgcaacgcatccacCTATGTTTCCGCACTTTGTGAttttaggattgtactctgataactatttttactTTAATATCCTTTTGAATGATTAAAAAGGATAAATGGTGTTTAaggttaaattaaaaatgaattttttaccttataatttttgggaTCTTACAGCTACCCCGACTCATGCACATGTCGAAGTACGCCTAACGTACCTTATGTACGCTAGACGTACTATGGTATTAAGTCAAAATAAATAGCTAAGAATTTACCTTGACATAACGGGCGTTTCAatatgctttgagcatggtgagTCGATATCAGGGAAAATCCGAGATTAAGTCATTAGACAACTATCAAGAACATGCTTAAGTATTTAAGTAATACGAAATATATGTTTCTTGTGTATGTTAGAGAAATAGAATTTGTAGTgaaagggtatagtgatgctatttTTGAAACATATAGATGATTCAAAGTCACtatatggatatatatatatatatatatatatatatatatatatatatatatgtgtgtgtgtgtgtgtgtgtgtgtgtgtgttttaaatGGTGGTgcaatgacttggaaaagtttcaatcaGAAGATGGTAGCAGACTCTACATATGATTCTGAATAAATTGTTGCAAGTAAAGCATCCAAGGAAGCAGTTTAGATTAGAAACTTATTAGacgaccttggagttgttccaagTAACAAAGAGTTGTTGCacattttctgtgataacgaaggtgcaaTTGCCTTGACTAAAGAGCCTAGGTATAATGGAAGGCCAAGACATATAATGTGGAAGTTACACTACATCTGAGACAAGTTGAGGCTGGATATCAAGTCGTAAAGCAAGTGTATTCAAAGGAGATCGAAATGATCCTTTTACTAAAGAGATGACCAAAGAAAGACATAAgatgcatgctaggagcatatgCATGAAATATGATGTAAAGTTTGGTAgttagttgattgtttgaaacatttaCACTCTGCTCCTGAGTTCactaaagaaaataaaagaaatgaatTGATCTTCGTTTCCTTCCTCTCCGGTTCGTTAGGATTTGGGAAGATAGTTTATAAAGGAAATTAACTTGAAACTCGAGAGCAATGATCTTTCAAAATATTTCCATTTTTTCTATCCTTAAATGAAACTCGAGGACGGAGCGTTAGaacaaagaattttttttttttaattattatggtgattaaGTAATGGCGATTTATTTATGTTCAAGTGTGATAccatttccaattaaatttatattgtgtttcatttttgcatgtttagaTCCCCACTTCAAGAGTACTAATATACTTGAACTCCATAATCGTGCATACTCTTGGGAGTAAGTATTAAGTTATGATTGTCATGAAGTGTTAGTAGATTGTCTATAGAAATTAGACATAGCATGGAGATTACGaataacgttcatgagtgcttaatagagatttaagtattaGAGAAACCCACACTCagagagattacttcatggatccaatcatgagtaattctgagacgataatatcttttattcttaaaacaGAGACATTTAGTTCTTTACATATGATTTGGTTATGCATTAGTCTTATTCTAACACTATTCGTAATTGATGATCGTAAGGGATAAATctttgcatgatttgatgagtagacaATTGCTATGtagttaaattttatttttcactTGCATTATAATGTGAAAGATGATATCATAgccccctcaatgatttgatgatgatatTCATGTGCTAGGCCTAACCCGAACTTGATTGATATGTTCGATTAGTAAGTATGATTTGataatcataaatcgaaaatcgagaaATAACTGATGGACTGTTAGGTTCATTCATAATTCATGACTCAGTTTCACAATGATACCTTGAAAGAAACAAAAAGAAtaattgatcacttatctaaatggctaATTCTTGATAATATTAGAGTTCAACATTGTTGTGGAAAACACGCTTTGTTGGTTATTCGAAGTCTACCTGACCAATAGTAGTTGATGAATTATCCAAGTGGTTGACCGTTGGAAATAAGTGTCTAATGTCATAACTAATTGATTTAACTTTGAGAATAATAGAAAAATTCTTTTTGGGTCGCCCTCAAGAGCAAGAGTATATAGAATATTTTTAGGAGATTgagaaaatagtttatttgtcacacccccgaaccggacggcggaaacgtccgagggctctcgtgactcaaattgaatactatcacaatgaatatacatgaatcataacataattcatcaccatgcattgaaatattacaactgatattgtttacattcagtacattgtttgaGACATTACAGTTCCATAACATAAACAGTCTGACAGATAATCTAAGCaaacaccatgacatttcttgatacttattcttcggtttacctgttacctgagaatacaagtcattttggaaaacgtcaacatatgaaatgttggtgagttcataacgaATGTTAGGGTAAAATGATTTGTTGAAGtttgaaaaacccagaaaatccgatattttctgtaaaaaaaatgtttgtttataaaagtgtgaagatccgtaaatatgcttgttgatttttaaaacatgtatc encodes:
- the LOC111905655 gene encoding L-ascorbate oxidase homolog, with product MTQASPFLVSVILLLLFQFINGEDPYRFFTWNVTYGDIYPLGVKQQGILINGQFPGPQIDSVTNDNLIINVFNSLDEPFLLSWNGIMQRRNSWQDGVFGTNCPIPPGGNFTYNLQVKDQIGSFFYFPSLAFHKAAGGYGGIKVASRSVIPVPFSPPAGDYTVLAGDWFKQNHTDLKAILDNGHDLPFPDGLLINGRGSNGFTFNVDQGKTYRFRVSNVGLTTSINFRIQGHKLILVEVEGTHSLQNTYDSIDIHLGQSYSILVTTDQPPKDYYIIVSTRFTTPVLTTTSALHYSNAVSGLDDTPPGGPTTEIDWSLNQARSLRRNLTASGPRPNPQGSYHYGLINTTRTIRVVNSAPVVGGKQRYAVNGVSFVLPDTPLKLADYFKISGVFSLGSIQDGPSGGVNLQTAVMAADFRGYVEVVFENPEDSVQSWHVDGHHFFVVGMDGGQWSEASRTGYNLRDTISRVTVQVYPKSWTAVYMPLDNVGMWNVRSENWARQYLGQQFYLRVYSPANSWRDEAPIPNNVILCGRAVGHQP